The sequence GTTCAGGGAGCGCATATCTGCAGGCTGTGATGGTTTAAAACCGCTAAGTCACACTAAACATGAGTTTCTTCTTATAGCTAGCTAGATAGCTTATAGCAAGCTCCAAGACACGAGAAGCTAAACTAAACATTACATTAACTTACACAGCGCGACATAAGACCGCAGCCTTAGTAcataaatgcttttaaaaatagGCATTTTTAGAATTACTTTCAAGtctttatgtatatattttttttatggtttagCAGCGATATAGTTGTGAGCTCAGTTAACGAGCACGCTTTGCTAGTAAACAAAGTCATATGACCTGATTGAGTACGGTAGCTCAGTATAGACAAAATCAGTTTCGCGAAATTTACCACTACTTTCCCACTTTTACTGGTGCTGaggtattattattgtttggcTATGAAAGTGGGTGACTAATATGTATACAAAAAACTATTAGGAATCGATGAAGTTTGATTGGCACCGTCCTTTAAGCCAACGAAAAATGGggaacattttaatttcactattatttGTGAGAGAATGTATAAAAATTACTATTCTGTTCACAGGTTTCTCTTCACTGTTAATCTGCCAGTCTACAGTACAGACAGTTATGGAATAACTAAATCTTCTCAGATGGGATCCCTGAGACTACATCTTATCAAATACGGGTCCGCGGCCTGATGTCTATCAATATGGGGGTTTTTGATAccaaaaagtttgagaaccactggtttaagCGACATTAGCGGTAAAACAGTGCTATCTAGCGGTGACAGAGCGTAAAGTGCCTCGTATATTTACTCCCAGTGTTAAGTGCTACTGTTGTCCTCTAGAGTGCGATGTTCATTCACAACTGGTCATATCAGTCAGAAAGCATCACAGACAAGAGAGACGTGCTGTTCACACAAATATCACAGAGGAGGCAGAAATAAGAGAAGTTAGTTAAAAATGCCATAAAGTCGTTGCAACTATTTCGGAGGACGAAATGTATCTGTATAGTTATATTGTATGTGTTATATGATGTTTTCTCCATAaattgcatatactgtatatatgcctAGGTCACTCAGTTGTATGCTCTGTGAATGgtatgaaaaacaaataaaacgtTAATCACAAAAAAGGTAATTGTACCTTCAGTATAACTCGTGTTCCTGCAGGGTTAGACCGATAATGTCCTCAGCAAACTTCTGAATGTCTCCCCTCATATTTGTatgctctgtgtgtgctgaaatgttCACACCATGCACTAAAGTTTGTGCATCCATTTTTGGAAAAGAAACTATTAAACCATAATCTATCCAATGCATTATATATAAAACGTACCACAGTTAATTCAGCCCAGTTTTACAGCTATGTTGCCTTTGCTACAGTATTCAATAAAGTTAGTTAATATAGGAAATTccaactttttttgtgtgttttatgtcagCTAACATGAGTTGTTGCTTTAAAAGTCCACTTCAGTGCTAACATGACTCTTTATTCCCTCTGTGCACCTGctgaaagtaaacaaaacactgccagaaaaactgtttttaatagCAAAGAAATTGAAAGATAATCCTTTACATCACACAGAGAGATTATCATCGGTGCTTataagtttttttgttttattatcctCCTCCTATACAGCAAACTCTCTAAataaaagagaaggagaaaaaaagacagaaagtggTTAAATGGGAACTCGGGCGCCCAGATGTCATATTAATTATTACACTCAGCTATGACTGGAAAGCCCCTCAAGTAAAGTGAGCGCCCTCACAGCCTCTGGAAGACCGCAGCGGAGAGAGAAAGTCCTTACAAAGCGCTAATTGGACTCTGGAAGCACACTGACAGGGCATGGATAGGTTTCAGAAAGCCTGGCGATGGTGAAGGGGTGCAGGGGGAGGCTGAATAGAACCCACGCTTCTTTTCTAAACTCTCTTGCTGggccaaagagagagagagagagagagagagagagaaagagagagagagagagagagagagagagagggagagtgagagagggagggagggagaataagggggagggagggaaagaaaagaaagtagtATTGGTGGTGGGGGCTGGGGTTCGTCAATGCAAGCTTGATTTTGAATGCCACTGCCAACGCAGAAAAATTGCACAATTTATTACAATCCCCTCTTCAAGACGCGCGTGCACAGAGGCACAGAAATAAAGgaacacgcacgcacacacacacacacacacacacacacacacacacacacacacacacacacacacacacacacacacacacacaggctacaTAAATGAATTTTACGCACGCAGGGAATGGCCCACCCAATCACATAGTGCGCACAAACTCAAAAACAATCTTAATTTCTggcttctctctgtgtgtgtgttgggtgttgttgttgttgcacacacacacacacacacacacacacacacacacacacacacacacacacacacacacacacacacacacacacacagagggcatTAGGCTACAGTTTGGTCTTGGTTTTTTGTTCCCCCGTTGaaagacatgttttattattctgcACTTTTCAAAGCGACAATAATCGACAGAACACACCGCGTCGACGCTACTGTAACCATATCGGGTGTATCAAATCATACACAAAGCCTCCTGCAAACTGCTTCTTAGGGCCCCTCCGCAGATTTGCGCCCCTCCGTTCCGCCTCTGCGCTGCTGATGATCTGCTCTAATCAAAGTGGAAAATTCGGCCCTCTGATGCACAATGGTGCCTCAAATGAGAGGCATTCAGACGCGTCTGTAATGTTAACAATAAAACTAGACTGTGTTTGAGTTGAAACGCCACCGAGCAGCTGATTTACATGCAGAGCTCTCAGATAAACTCCAGCAAaccaaagtaaaataaataaataaatctgaatcCTCGAGGTGAGCTGTCTTTCAGCACCACAGTTCGGTCCAAAGCAGGGAAAACCCACATATATGTACACTGTACAAAACgagactttatttattttatttcttactcTGACGGATTTCTTCTGCTAGACTACATTAATcctttcattttttccattcCTATCGACTGGAAGCTTCTTAATATACAATAAATGTATCATCTGTTCTTCCACAGGCTACAGAAACGCCGTTTTCGCTGTTTAACAGACTCGATTTGAGAACACAACCTATGATAATGTTAGTTATAATAATGTCACCTATTGAAATGAGAGTGAGAATGagagaaacatattttctgaACCCATTTTCCATCACCGACAGCTCGTGGGATGTTAGTACAGTGAAGCACAAGAGCAAAAAAGTTCATATACGTCGATTTTTACAGGACAATGTGGAGATGATTTGGCCAAAGTGATAATATATTCCCTGCGAGATCTCTAAATGCCCTCATAAATCTTTCTCAGttatatttatcttatctgTATAGGCTTAATGACGGACACTTTGATAAAAGTGGcgctctttaaaaaaaaatgaacagtcTGGTTTGGCATAAAACACTCAAGTTTACTGTTCATGACACGCGCTGACATTGTTGTTCACATCTTGTCCTCCGTGTTGGAAACTTTCCTCTGTGCTGTGCCGCACACCTAACTGACACCCGTgatagatagaaagaaagaaaaaaaaccctcaccGCTGACTGTTTGTTTAGTGCTTCAAGTGGCACGCGTCCGGCGCGCGCAACGCACCGGCACCGGGGCAGGAGCCCTAGGTGAATCCACGCGACCGGAGGGCGTGGCCATCCCCCCATCCAAACGTATTGAAAAGCAGTGGCGTCTTTCCTCGAGGACTCAGTGCAGCTTTGAGGAGCGCGCGAGGCAGCAGCCCAGCGGACTGCCCCCACTGAAACAAGTGCGCGTCAAGCGGCCACACCACGTGAACGGCACGAGCGGGACGCACCGCCTCAAGACTTTGCGATTCttttaaagtttgtgttttttttttttactgtgaatgGACCACACAGCCAAGATGGAAATTAACATcagccagcagcagctgatGCCGCCCGCTTGTTTCTTTTCCACCGCAGCGGCGCAAAGCATCCAGTTGAGCCCGAGCGGCAGCAGCCAAGGCAGCGGGAAGTCTGTGTCCAAGCAGCCCAAGAGGCAACGCTCTTCATCGCCGGAGCTGCTGCGGTGCAAGCGGAGGCTGAATTTCGCGGGTTTTGGCTACACTCTGCCTCAGCAGCAGCCGCACGCAGTAGCCCGGAGGAATGAGAGAGAGCGCAACCGGGTGAAACTGGTCAACAACGGCTTCGCCACTCTCCGGGAGCACGTCCCCAACGGCGCCGCCAACAAGAAGATGAGCAAAGTGGAGACGCTGCGCTCAGCCGTGGAGTACATCCGCGCCCTACAACAGCTACTTGACGAGCACGACGCGGTGAGCGCGGCGTTTCAGTCCGGCGTCTTGTCCCCCACCATGTCGCAGGGATACTCCGCTGACATGAACTCCATGGCAGGTTCACCGGTGTCGTCCTACTCCTCCGACGAGGGTTCCTACGACCCCCTCAGTCCAGAGGAGCAGGAACTGCTAGACTTCACCAACTGGTTCTGAGCATCTATATAAGGTAAGAACAGACTTAAAGATGTCCAAGTCACCATCAGACACTTTGACTTAAAAACATTCGTGATAAACATTTTGAACAGTGATTAACCCtcctattcttcttcttcttcttctcgcAGAAATATGGATCAACTCAATTTACTGTTGTCGTGCGCTTGGGATGGTCCCGGAGGAGGCAAGGTGTCCTCAAGAACAAGATGCACTGACTACGCGTCCTTAAAGCCCGGTCCtcccagacagacagacagacagatagacagacagaaacgGCCTTAACGTCCTGAAAACTTGGGAGAATCAGGCCCGAGATCAGCGCCAAAGGATTACAGGAAGACGGGTCTCCTGACAGCGTGGGAATCCAAGCTTCTGTGCATTTGCCcatgataaacaaaaaaaaaaaaccctaaagtGAACTCATGCTCCTCAGcagcacattaaaaacattatttaatacGTTGCTCTTCAACTATGCTAAATCCAATCACAGAACACCAACCCTTTGGTAAACCTCTCAGACGTTTAATTCAGAAAATGCTTCCAAGTCGCGGATTTATTCTATGAAATTCTATATCAAACGCttttttttgaaatatattaaaatatttttgtatgtaaGAGATTTATAGATGTTTTGTACACATCcttttgtatatattttgtctATATATTGCGAAGTTGCTTCTATACCTCCTGCCTATGTAGACGTGTAGTCTATTATTCTCTGGCTCTTCTGTTCATGAGGTTTCCAGAAGGAGTTTGACACTCCGACGTTTTATTCTAGCACCAATGTGTCTTATTTAATAGCAAAACCATGTTATTGCATTATGTCATGAAGTTCACAATGATCAAAAGTTATGCAGCTATTGTCCAAACAGAGCGCAATGGCCATGCATTGTCTCTTTATACTGCCAGCTCTATATTGTCTTCACATAAACAGATGTTGGAAAAAGAAGTCTTATAACCATATTTTCTACACTCTAGTCCAAGAATAAAATGATTTGCTACTGAATTATTttcatgtcttattttttttggGTGTAATGAAAGGAGGGAAAGACACTTTTGCTTACAGCTTTCAAAATGTGGTCAGTAAGAAGCTGAGGGAAAGGGaaagggaaagggagggggaaTGATGAAGCTATATGATGAGATACACACTACACTAtggggatttaaaaaaatgccatAATTTGATCATGAACAGCGAAAACTGACTTTTACGCACAATTACGCACATTTTACGCACGATATATTTTCTTACTCGTCTTTCGAAATTCAAGACACAGTGACTCCTTACAGCCTGCAGTGACCGGTCACTCGGCTAAGCCCCAATGTCCAACTCAGTCTTCTCTCTTTTGTAATACTGCAGAGTATCTACTCAAGAAAAGACCGTTTTTGCGCAAGCGCAAAAAGTAAGTCTGGTGGCACCAGTGCGTGAAATTTAAGCCTTCTCTGTTTAGTTCTACCTCCCCGTAAGAGATTATAAAATTGTAATCTGGTACTACATAAGCAAAGGAACACGCAAAtaagtgtttctgtctctcttaaGAGAACGAtcttaaatgaaaagaaacaaaagcagaaattaTGATTAATTACAAATTTCTGTCAAGTTAAAACGCCTCATCCTCTCACTCTGAACTAAGAGTGAATGGGTGTATAAAAAGCAAACTGGGTATACATGAAATTACTATCTGTTATGTCCAAACGGACAAACAGGCTCAAAGTTATAAAAAGCACGAGGGTTACACTTTGGaagaataaataatgataacatTTCTTATGATGAAAAGTCTTTATGTTCACCAGGAGTCTCTTTTAAATGAGCAGTTGGAGGGAAAGGTCACATCACCAATAGATTTTTGAAGCGGGGCTTGTGTTTCTGCAAAACTAAGTTTGACAGGTAGGGCGGAGGGTGCAGCCGGACGCGTGTCTGGTTTAATGAGTGAGTGGGGTTTGTATGGTGGTCGAGTGGAGACACAGAGCTGAATTGGCTGATGGCGTGTGCCTCCTGACAGCAGCATGCCGCTGAACACACAACAATCACCAcctgggaggaaaaaaaaaaaaaaaatccagttcGTGTGTGGCTGAAGATGAGACCGTTTGGCTCGTTTTGTTctcaaattctttttttttctgcaattaTTGTAACTCCGaggaatcaaatcaaattataaaattcaaacatttgacTCAGATTcttagaattaaaaaaaaaaaaagaaacttgcAGAGAGAAACTAACTGTAAAGCTTGTGGTGTGTTCAGGGTTCATTGTGTAAGATGCGCGTGCGTGACATCAGTTATACTCAAAGGGAGGGTTCACGGACCACCAGGGGGCCCTGAGCGGGGGCTTGAGGGTCCCATTAAACATGAACAGAGGTGCAACACCATCATTACTCACTGGAAGATAAACAATAGTAAAGACATGCGCATTAGTAAGAATTACTATTTAACtaagagttttatttttatcattattctcTGCTTATGTGCAGATCAGTATGCttaggaaataaaacaaagtcaacCCATTTATTAAAGACACAACCCTCCATCCAGATATAAACATAAGGGATGTTCCACCTCCAAAATACAGGATTGAAACCTGCTGTCACTCCCAAACTGATTGACAGgctttttcattcataaatctaattttcaaagtgttttctgAAGGAATTAAAGTTGTATTcacaatatgaatatttgtaaAACAGCATTGAAGTTGGCCCACACTTTCAAATACAATAAACTGACAACAATGTTGCTTTTCTAGAACTATAAATAGTCTATATTTGATAGCAAATTCTtcagttatacagtatatatgaatatacagtatcttaaatatatatgaaaaagaaaattactgATTGGTCTTTTAACGTGACACcctgcatattttatttatctgattcatttAGACAAACACAATGCAAAACAAACGTCTCATATAGAATAAGATTCtacaaatcaaaaatataataGACACATTGAAATACACATAAGATAGAACAATGTAACCAAACATACTTTCAACCTCCACAGTACAGACAACATGAGgtaatgttgttttttgcttCGAGATGCATTTACTGCAACCTGCAGAAAACATTTAGTTCTTTTGTCCAACTGAGTACAAGATTCTTACATAGTCGACACACTTTGAACAGGAAATCACTGTCTGAACAGACGCTGATGATAgattgttgagacatttcagtggGGGTTTCTTCTTATTTGCAAAGAGCTATTTAGGGTTAAATTTTTTTATCTCTTTGGTTGCAGAGGCCAGAgagcacaattttttttttgctcttaaGACTCCACGGAGAACTCTTGGGATAACGTTCAAGACATTAGAGACTAATATATTCTCAGAGCTGctgatgttattttaaaacagtGATAAAACCATCTGGCACAGGACGCACAGGTAGAGATAATTTCCCAACAGCTTAGCAAGAGAATTACCTTGTTAAGGTTCTCAGTCTGTTTTAACCACATGGTGGTAACAGTCTTAAAGGTCACAGTAAGGAGGGCACTGCAGCTGAGAGAGGAGAAGGTGAAAAACAGGGAACGACATGTAAGAGggacattttatttaacatcaAAGTGAGGTTTAAGTCTGTTTCTAATAGTTTTTAATTCAATAGTAGAATTGCATAATGCTgtaattttaaaagaaactttacataacatttttttcttttcgttCTGGGCTGTAAATGATGGCATATGCTGCTTACAGAACGTCCCTGATCTAACAGTCCTGGTTTGCTGCCTGTCAGAGCCCATTATGTTTTCCTCCGTGGCGGTCTGTCAAGCGTGCACACACCGCAGGAGAGCACGGCCATATCTAATTGGCAAAGCTGAGGCAAAACAATGGCTCGAACTATATTAGTTGAATATCTTATTGAACATCATTCGTCAGTGTTGATTAAGTCGGATAGAACTGGACAACAGTCTATCTCTGTGGCTATGTTTgctcaaatattgtttttttttttttttttttacttctggaCTATAAGCAGTTGTTGCATCAGCAAATTTACATGAACCCCGccaaccaccccccccccccccccccccccccccccccccccccccctccacccccagaGCAGTGTGTCAGATCAATTTTGTAAAGAAGGTTGAGAGTTTTCATCCAGTGCTCACTGATACAATAGTTGTGTGGTGGGTTTGCAGTGTTGCTCAGTGAGCAGttgttgtagtagaagagttCAGGGCAGTTCAGGACCATAGACAGCACTTCACAGCTCTGTCAAATGGTCCATGTgctcaacagcaacaaaaaaactcCCCATCAACTTAATATTGCCTCTCCTTGTAGGGTTTTCTATACACATCTGTCATTATCCTATCATGATCTTTAATGATCAAAATATTATCAATGTGAGGAGGGACGGTAAAGCGTTCTATATGCACTGTTGTTCAAAGAGGCGAACAAATACGTTGGCAAAATAGTCATATTAATCCGCAGGTAGACGCCATCTTGGTGCATGAAATAAATCGTTGTTAAGACCAATTTTACAATCAACACTTTGATTGAACTTTTGGTGATGTATTAGAATGCAAATCCTGTAGAAAAAAGTCAATTCTGCACATGTTATGTTGATGTAAAGTGACTCAGTGTTAAAGGTTTATTACCAAGTATTTCAATAGATTTTAAGGTTTTAATCAAATCAGAAGTATTCTTCAAAAGCGAAGGAAGAGACATAACTTGAGTTTTTAAGAAGAAGTTGACAAAGATGGAGAATTAACAGCattgttatgtgttttattcgGTGTATATTATGTCAGTGGTGATAAGATGATCTACCTTCATGAAATCAGGTTCTTTTTAGCATTTTCACAACTGTATGAAATATATTCATTGCAAAGACACTTTGCTTGATCTGATCTTAATTTTGTATAGAGTAGGGTGCAGATTAACTTCTGTCATAATAGGAAAAGTTCATTACAACTGTTGCTCCACCTTtgttaaagtcattttaaatttcTAATAGAGCTTGCCtcttgtcttttattaaaaGCATGTAAAATAACAAAGTGCAATTTACTTCAAAAGCGTCTTGCGTTTGAGATGCAAGAGACTGATTTCTTTTGCTTTGGAACAACAGTTATAACTGAATGCTTCACATCATCTTTTCCTTCCACAGATTGGTCTCTGGCGTAGATGTACAGCTCTGTTTCACTTTCAATTATGACTTCTCCAGAATCAGCTTGCTTGATATTCTGATCATTAAAGATCATGATAGGATAATGACTTCCCTTTTAAGGTGGAAATGATTTCAGTGTCTTTGATTCAAACCTTCTCTGTTAGTCAGGTATTACCTTTGTACACAAGACTTCATCTCTGATAATGGCAGTTCAGTTCAGTGCAGTGGCTGAGGTCAGAGGTTGCTGGAGTCATCTAGAGGGTTGGAGATGACCGACTTGTGAATGAGCATGAAGAGGGGCAGGTAGGCCAGGAAATCCAGCAGGTCGAGGGGGGGAATGTGCTGGAGCTCCAGTCTTATGGCCGCCTCCTGCTCCAGATGGATTCCCCCGGCCTTCAGCTCCAAAAGCAGCTGCTCGGCACTGATGAAGCCCTGCTGAGTACCGACCtcccctctctgctcctccaggAGGAACAGGAATAGTTGCTGCAGGAGtcgtaataataataattatacacATAAATAAGGTTTGAAACAAGGAAAACTGGCTCTGGACTTGTTGTCTGCACAGTTGTGAATGTGTGGGTGCACGTGTgagtgtgttattgtgtgtgtgtgctcttcgGGGTAGCCTCAGATTACCTCAGCCTGTTTCTAGTCTTGTTTGAGTGCACCTGTTTGCACAGTTAATGCAGTCTAGGTAATAATTGCTGTGGGTTTTGGAGGAGGGGTgtgggaggtggtggtggtggtggggggaaTAATCCTTCTGGCAATTAGCCCATTTCCCCCTCCAACCTCTCCAGTTAACAACCCTATCCCTAACAGCTCTATAATTACAAAGCCTCCCCTACCTGGCCAAGGGCTCAGTTTCCACACCCATGACCACAGGCTTTCATGTTCCTTCTGCCTTTCAGTTGCTCACTACTTCCTTGTATGAATGAGGGCCGGGCCGGCTTGTGAGCGGCCAGCTGCTAGGCTAGTCCCGGTCCATCTGAGATGAGCCGTGTGTCTCAGGCTGATTACAGGGCTGGGCGGAGTGGACGGCATGTTCACTGCTGGGCACTTTAATGAGATTAAGGCTGTGCTAATCTATGAAAAGGGAAAAGcacccctctctttctctctctggcttgCTTCCCTCATTTCTATGCATGAGGGCTGAGTGgctttcataaaaaaaaagctagctTTACAAAGCATGCTTTGGAATTGCTCTTCAAAGTGTTTACcagtatttatttcattataattatACCCGCAGAGCCATGAAAGAGAGACGGAGGTGGTGTTTGTGGCGTGAATGTGGCTAATGTGGGAGTTAATCTGATGTTGCATGGAGGAAATCAAGTGTACCTTGTGCAAACAAATCTGAGAGTATGAAAATGTGGTGGCGAGGTCTTCCCTGCACATCAGCACGCCAgcaacatttacaacaaatacAAGCCAAACCATGACTTTACCTTCGCTTTAAAGAGCCTCACTTCAAGAGAACGGAAGTCCATGTTGTTGATAAGTGATCTCATAAAAtcactgtaagaaaaaaaacaaaacaaccatcAAAATAATACCATTAACTGCTAAAAGTTGTCTATACAAAGAGCAtataagaagttttttttaaaaagcattttgtgacacacaatcaaaaaaaagtttatttgtcatatcaatgTAAAATGTGTCCAAAATAAGATGATCCGGGGGTCGGCCTCAGATGACAGCCTTAGGTCAGTCTGGTTGCCATGGCGGGTGATTTTTGGCGGGTTCGTCCCATGCGATGTTGTGTTTGGAGAGACGTGATGGTAAAGTGTTCTGAGCCCATTGTGGTTGCTCACAGTGGCCTAGCTGCCAAACAATGCGTGGGCACACGGGGACATCCCGCCACAGTAACGGATAAAACTGCTGTGGTTTTGGGACGGTGGGTgtagatggggggggggggggaggagggggagctgGAGCAGGGTGAGCGGGGTTCGTGTGGAGGTTTGAGGAGGGGAATAAGCGACCGGGGCACACTCTGGTGCAATGTGACCACTCGCAGACCGATAAAATCTAGGTCCACTCGGATAATTAGAGGGAGACACAACCGATTGTGTTGGGACAGACCTCTCCTGTCCAGCGTGTGGCACAGCGACGGTCGTCCCTTCTCTAATGAGCGCCCGGTGTTAATGAGCCCCTCCTCATCGTGCGCTCAATGGCCTGTTAGAGCGAAGAATGGCCAAGCGCTAGGCCATCGAGTGCAATGCACGCCTGAGTGCTCCCTGTGCCGTGATTGGCCCTTGTCCTCCAACCACGGTGCAGGCAGGGGCTTGATGGGGATGAAGCGAGACAGGGCAGCTAATGATCATTAATTGCACTTGGTTTGCAGTAAAAGAGTCCAAATGCTGGTGTGCTAAGGACACTGGCGTGATAATGGCTAGCGTAAACTAGGGGCTAGGGGACCGGTGATGGACTGCAGGGAGGATAATAGCAGCCTAACCCATTTTCTTTTGTTGGCCCTCCTCTGGCACCCTGCTGAGGCCAACACAGCAGCCTTCTCGCTTACGTAATGCCAAAAAATTTGGCGGTCTCCTCGTTGGGGAGGTGCGCGGGGGGTGCTGGGTTGCAAACATATTCTGACCTAGTTTGATTTGACAGAATTGAGAGTTGTTTTGGG is a genomic window of Thunnus albacares chromosome 23, fThuAlb1.1, whole genome shotgun sequence containing:
- the ascl1a gene encoding achaete-scute homolog 1a, with product MDHTAKMEINISQQQLMPPACFFSTAAAQSIQLSPSGSSQGSGKSVSKQPKRQRSSSPELLRCKRRLNFAGFGYTLPQQQPHAVARRNERERNRVKLVNNGFATLREHVPNGAANKKMSKVETLRSAVEYIRALQQLLDEHDAVSAAFQSGVLSPTMSQGYSADMNSMAGSPVSSYSSDEGSYDPLSPEEQELLDFTNWF